The Paenibacillus uliginis N3/975 genome has a window encoding:
- a CDS encoding non-ribosomal peptide synthetase, whose amino-acid sequence MNSETVIGLHLSDTANLIAFAIGALKSGAQLAVLDNKKADAIPLHLLITTSDEMSARNYSSHTTIALDLLDEEISKQPTGDICNIQNMESIALRVPVSGQEAAIYSHTDFLKYVLQIEEHFIGAKHSRVIIHTHSLSPLIVLVLVFMGLRSTRIEYIDITDSLDYSGDNETALFIHKNEWSTLSQKEQNDHLSYIVLDEKPMLCKQIVTWLEQVGSKKITFGYISKHLSQIMTYLHIANQEITLNSDMDLMPIGKLILPDSGYVLDKRRRKSPVGVRGELFFQVKSGEQLNNNYNMSLYRAGLSATLMPNQNIMLNDYTDNIVEVDGVKINGDLIQDLLQLNDDILFVKTEYDEVDGQIKVYVSVREQEQHIFETIHKQIQMIIPRSAHRAKIYIIQNSSAVLSEEIDIKTLETAEVTLAAKNSENQNEEKIIQIIKEIQGSNHIAADINLFEQGLNSLQSLRLIASINAEFSIQLELYDVYNHPTVREIAGLIQDCPVVNEGIEKAPNKEYYELSLVQKQIWEISNLKEGSTSYNEISVHTVEGQLNIDALNRAFQSLIERHESLRTTFVTVDKEPRQKIHSSDEYGFALEKINVNSSGDVEEIINEEKMFVFDLPNGPLLRARLLCKSEKQQYVLIINRHHLISDGWSDAVLFNDLITLYNAYATGSHNPLIPLSLQYKDYSEWQNNMLQSNKFDEHKHYWQERFGGELNRLELPRYKNRPKAYSFTGKTVKYTFNHDRARKIGSLVKKNSTNLFTAVVGILSVMFHKYTGLNDIILGTTMADRSHIGLEKQIGFYVNTLPIRTIIEENDSFLQLIDHVKTDLQSMIKYRDYPFDKIVRDLDIKTELGHMPLFDILVEVLNFETLQNEGISLEGDIQLQKYEWENETSVYDLNLMFGEINETIQLEIRYNTDIYEEQQIEHIWMHLNQLVDRITDDPTSLIQNYNMVPDSELKLLEQFNLTSYPIPEDTLVTIIEREAVHNPTKAVIQFGDEVVRYGELQQRSNEIAHFLMNTSQGSKTAVLMDRSPEIVESILAIWKSGGIYIPVEPKNPYERIKNIIDDAQIPYLIFSKKYLKIASQLQWECPSLTYILCIDSDNIAKEEEEKRHSMNSDLWNQVVQRASDQIEEGAWFNSYTGKPFSRLEMDEYAENAKNKLLPYLHKQAKVLEIGCSSGITMFSIAPYVKKYVGIDLSKEIIERNKKIVENEGISNIELHCKYAHEIDELEDEDFDVIILNSVIQNFNGLNYLRKVINNIINKSKSEALIFLGDLMDIDKKEEFISSLVEFESQNRGMGYKTWKDWSEHLFISKNFLNEFVYDITEIESVTHSDKIFTIENELTKYRFDTTIKVKKTCAKENTIYDKTKYQFDRNDLSNYKSEKQSINLSKFDQEAYIIYTSGSTGKPKGAIVEHAGMVNHIHAKIKDLKVDSTAVIAQNASQGFDISIWQLFTSLAVGGTTVIYSDDCVKDPDLFLTHIFKDEINVLEVVPSYLSVLLDGIKQMRLVNRAGSLEYLLVTGEEVKAELVNRAFEILEDIIIVNAYGPTEASDDITHYIINEPLDKSTVPIGRPIINTNIYIVDKYMNLCPVGVWGEICVAGICVGKGYVNDKQKTDKVFMRNPFVDSKHERMYLTGDLGRWLPDGTIEFLGRKDKQVKVRGFRIELQEIENTILTYPQVKQSVVLALDKPDGSKELCAYIVANHELVEDTLKEYLYSKLPEYSVPAHFISLEKLPLTINGKVDQRRLPKPEGHALQQHAYVEPTNKIEKELQTIWSEILSNPLIGIDDDLFKIGGHSIVAIKISNKIREVLMVGVPLNIIFDKPTIRQLASYIEQLPNKSYNEDNAWIEINKAGKKDSYKLAPVQLPEWYLHQLDSESTNYNIPIELMFRGNLNLKAFEKAWNSLIEKNSVFRTTFDITNGEPIQIIHEEIKFELSEVYFDYSDLPKYEALKKAEELALSHAHQVFDFTNGPMFSVQLVQIDRDHHLFLFATHHILWDEVSSINLISELSRLYNSFNQDINNQVISQSSEIDYIDYVEWVNSSLEKGLFHRQRDYWLEKFKTVPEPLQLPTDYVRPEIQTFEGATIFEVIHSELRDEIHRFCEKNNITEFMFIYAVLSLQMHILSGQNDFVLSSPIRNRNHEKLDKLLGSFASAIMLRSQYNKNIYFTDFIRQAKETAVGAYENHLYPSNLLLEDLKLNRDLSRSGFFSIMFGLQNDKNDFLKEDHFDGLKMEVPSEIKVHDKASRFDLNLAYDDINGVITIYCNFNTALFKESTVQKIVQQNINLMKQVLQQPDKLLSEYSLVSTEELNRIVFEFNDTAASYDISGGLHRKFEEKAESDPYEIAIIYENTTMSYEELNARANKLANYLIRNGVRKEDKIGVLAAPCPDLVVALLGILKAGCAYVPLNPDFPPARKQYIIQDCSIQKIVLAGQFKIDSLNFEGEYVLLDSAEIAECSPFNPNKTIDLTQLAYVIYTSGTTGVPKGIEIEHKGVSNLLEWTQKTYRLNKNESTLLNTSFTFDVSILEIFWPLTVGAKIVVLNEENRNKPEVIAQAVNDHQVAVIQFVPSSLEMFIRAKKTNSMTDLLALRHVICGGEKLTKRLVSEFYSVFDCRLSNHYGPTEITVDAVVYDCSIPFDDEIVPIGRPIDNVTVYILDEDMRVVPVGVEGEIYIHSPGLARGYLNQESLTADSFISHPFESGKKLYRTKDRGKYTDDGTIVYLSRKDDQIKIRGNRIELGEIERQLDNISGIQKSAILYNEAQHELCAYIELEEKDIQVTTRIGERFKKYTAKQRPQAMARAEELHYKVWPAFFSGDEINVRYWPLLYTTFAGYQIMLFNEKDEIVAVANSIPIHWDGDINHLPSGWDGGLESGFVNHGILEPNTLLVLAAVVSEEARGKGLSTELLKQFKSLAQDYNLDKVLVPVRPTDKVKHPDMSFKEWCTSRRNDGQLADSWLRVHEKIGGVTLKIETQSQLIVASHENWEKWSNQKFVKSGEYVLHNTLQPVQIDIERGIGKYYDPCVWVEHQPAEQEEAWEIVDVDLIVSQLEKYLPSYMLPKHYMLLDRLPLNSNGKIDKKQLPRFERIERTTTSRKPSTEMEKLLANIWVELLDQEQIGVDDNFFDLGGHSLIATIMISKFEMTTGLKIPLKEFLKNPTIQLLAEYLESQVDTKESEHSHQQTIKKQHVINREISEKDHALTVSGNGKEARISNIEPFNDLFYNNCLFNSFFPVMRHFNKNIHSVLANDLAMYHIDNAAEIPVVSASYYSRKPHDEIIVETGIQADMQQYSKQLIDDIKRAILQNRPVIIWVDCYFEPFRKDTYMKNHLQHTWLVYGFDDKRKICKIIEHNHRDSLRYEPMEIGYGDVVACYDGFQTYFAGEGTLRPSYYEFYIADEHHSQSEDDIRLRECYNMFAVTNKKIIEEGLKQFEEWALHFERLVLSMDRMNEVTEYFLPSINNILNIKYVEKYKVEFLFAEQKDMHISLDVIINAWTSIRTILIKFAYANKFNKDQLVVMHRHMCDIIQHEKQFVEGLTS is encoded by the coding sequence GTGAATTCGGAGACGGTTATCGGCCTCCATTTATCAGATACAGCAAACTTAATAGCATTTGCTATTGGAGCTTTAAAGTCAGGGGCACAGTTAGCAGTACTTGATAATAAGAAGGCAGATGCAATTCCGTTACATCTATTGATTACAACTTCTGACGAAATGAGCGCTCGAAATTATTCGTCGCATACAACCATAGCTCTGGATCTTCTTGATGAAGAGATCAGCAAACAACCTACTGGAGATATCTGCAATATTCAGAATATGGAGTCAATTGCCCTGCGAGTACCTGTATCTGGGCAGGAAGCTGCAATCTATTCACACACCGATTTCTTAAAATATGTTTTGCAGATTGAAGAACATTTTATTGGTGCGAAGCATTCCAGAGTAATCATTCATACTCACTCCTTAAGTCCGCTTATTGTTTTGGTTCTTGTGTTTATGGGATTACGTTCGACTCGTATAGAATATATCGATATCACAGACAGTCTCGACTATAGCGGAGATAATGAAACGGCTTTATTTATCCATAAAAATGAATGGAGTACGTTATCCCAAAAAGAGCAGAACGATCATCTTTCTTACATTGTGTTAGATGAAAAGCCAATGCTGTGTAAACAGATCGTTACATGGTTGGAGCAGGTGGGAAGCAAGAAGATTACCTTTGGTTATATCTCAAAACATTTATCGCAAATTATGACCTATTTGCATATCGCAAATCAAGAAATAACGTTGAATTCTGATATGGATCTAATGCCAATCGGAAAGTTAATACTACCAGACAGCGGATATGTACTAGACAAGAGACGCAGAAAGTCCCCTGTTGGCGTCAGAGGGGAATTGTTCTTTCAAGTAAAGTCAGGTGAACAATTAAATAATAATTATAACATGAGTCTGTATAGAGCCGGTTTGAGCGCTACGTTAATGCCAAATCAAAATATAATGCTGAATGATTATACAGATAATATAGTCGAAGTTGATGGTGTAAAAATAAATGGTGATTTGATTCAAGATTTGCTCCAGCTTAATGATGATATTTTATTTGTTAAAACCGAGTACGACGAAGTGGATGGACAAATAAAAGTATATGTATCCGTAAGGGAGCAAGAACAGCATATTTTTGAGACCATCCATAAACAAATCCAGATGATAATACCTAGAAGTGCGCATAGAGCAAAAATTTACATCATACAAAATAGTTCAGCTGTTCTATCTGAAGAGATTGATATCAAAACTCTAGAAACAGCAGAGGTTACGCTTGCGGCAAAAAACAGTGAGAATCAGAACGAAGAAAAGATTATTCAAATTATAAAGGAAATACAAGGCTCCAATCATATCGCAGCTGATATAAATTTATTCGAGCAAGGTTTAAATAGTTTGCAGTCACTGCGACTTATTGCGTCGATAAATGCTGAGTTTAGTATTCAGCTTGAACTTTATGATGTATACAACCATCCAACTGTACGAGAAATTGCAGGCTTAATCCAGGATTGTCCTGTCGTAAATGAAGGGATTGAGAAAGCCCCAAATAAAGAGTATTATGAGCTTTCTCTTGTACAAAAACAGATATGGGAAATAAGCAACCTTAAGGAAGGTTCAACTTCCTATAATGAGATTTCTGTACATACGGTAGAGGGTCAATTAAATATAGATGCCTTGAACCGAGCATTCCAAAGTTTGATTGAACGACATGAAAGTTTACGAACGACCTTTGTAACCGTGGATAAAGAGCCAAGACAAAAGATTCATAGTTCAGATGAATACGGCTTTGCACTAGAAAAAATAAATGTAAATAGTAGTGGTGATGTTGAGGAAATTATTAATGAAGAAAAAATGTTTGTATTCGATCTTCCAAACGGACCATTGCTTCGTGCTAGGCTTTTATGTAAATCAGAGAAACAGCAGTATGTTTTAATCATAAATAGGCACCATCTTATTTCAGACGGTTGGTCTGACGCTGTCCTTTTTAATGATTTAATTACGTTGTATAACGCATACGCAACTGGTAGCCATAATCCTCTTATACCACTATCTTTGCAATATAAGGATTATTCAGAATGGCAAAATAATATGTTGCAGTCAAATAAATTTGACGAGCATAAACATTACTGGCAAGAGCGTTTTGGCGGGGAATTAAATCGATTAGAGTTACCGAGATATAAAAACCGTCCTAAAGCGTATTCTTTCACCGGTAAAACCGTTAAATATACTTTTAATCATGATAGAGCTCGTAAAATAGGCAGTCTGGTCAAAAAAAATAGTACCAATCTCTTTACTGCCGTAGTGGGAATACTTAGTGTTATGTTTCATAAGTATACGGGCTTGAATGATATCATACTGGGCACAACTATGGCGGATAGATCCCACATAGGGTTGGAAAAGCAGATCGGTTTCTATGTTAATACGTTACCGATCAGAACGATTATCGAAGAAAACGATAGCTTTCTACAACTTATTGATCATGTCAAAACGGACTTGCAGAGCATGATTAAGTATCGCGACTATCCATTTGATAAAATTGTGAGAGATTTGGATATTAAAACAGAACTGGGTCATATGCCGTTATTTGATATTTTGGTTGAAGTGTTAAACTTCGAGACTCTTCAAAATGAGGGGATAAGCCTTGAAGGAGATATACAGTTACAAAAGTATGAGTGGGAGAATGAAACAAGCGTATATGACTTAAATCTTATGTTTGGCGAAATAAACGAAACGATCCAACTAGAAATCAGATATAATACGGATATTTATGAGGAACAGCAAATTGAGCATATTTGGATGCATTTAAATCAATTGGTTGATCGTATCACAGATGATCCGACGAGTTTAATCCAAAATTATAATATGGTCCCTGACTCAGAACTGAAACTGTTAGAACAATTTAACCTAACTTCTTATCCGATACCTGAAGATACTTTAGTAACGATTATAGAAAGAGAAGCAGTTCACAATCCAACCAAGGCAGTGATACAATTTGGCGACGAAGTTGTGCGGTATGGAGAATTACAACAACGCTCAAATGAAATCGCTCACTTTTTAATGAATACATCGCAAGGTTCGAAAACTGCTGTTCTAATGGATCGTTCACCCGAAATCGTGGAGAGTATTTTGGCAATATGGAAATCTGGTGGGATTTATATTCCTGTGGAACCGAAAAACCCCTATGAACGGATCAAAAATATTATTGATGATGCACAGATTCCATATCTCATATTTAGTAAAAAATATTTAAAAATTGCGAGTCAATTACAGTGGGAATGTCCTAGTTTAACATATATCCTTTGTATTGATAGTGACAATATCGCCAAAGAAGAAGAAGAAAAACGACACTCGATGAATTCCGATCTCTGGAATCAGGTTGTCCAGAGAGCAAGCGACCAAATTGAAGAGGGTGCTTGGTTTAATAGTTATACAGGTAAACCATTCAGTCGGTTGGAAATGGATGAATACGCTGAAAATGCAAAAAACAAGCTGCTTCCATACCTTCATAAACAAGCGAAGGTTTTGGAAATAGGATGTTCTTCAGGAATTACAATGTTCTCTATTGCTCCATATGTGAAAAAGTATGTTGGGATAGATTTGTCGAAAGAAATTATCGAGCGAAATAAGAAGATTGTGGAGAATGAGGGTATTTCTAATATTGAATTGCATTGTAAATATGCACATGAAATAGATGAACTAGAGGATGAAGACTTTGACGTCATTATTTTGAACAGTGTCATTCAAAATTTTAACGGGCTTAATTACTTGCGAAAAGTAATTAACAATATAATTAATAAATCAAAATCCGAAGCACTTATCTTTTTAGGTGACCTTATGGATATTGATAAGAAAGAGGAATTTATCAGCTCATTGGTTGAATTTGAAAGTCAAAACCGAGGTATGGGTTATAAGACATGGAAGGACTGGTCGGAACATTTATTCATTTCTAAAAATTTCTTAAATGAGTTTGTTTACGACATAACTGAAATTGAATCGGTTACTCATTCGGATAAAATATTTACGATTGAAAATGAACTCACGAAATATCGTTTTGATACGACAATCAAAGTCAAAAAAACCTGTGCAAAGGAAAACACGATTTACGATAAGACGAAATATCAATTTGATCGGAATGACCTCAGTAACTATAAATCTGAGAAGCAGTCCATAAACCTCTCGAAATTTGATCAAGAGGCTTATATTATTTATACGTCTGGTTCTACCGGCAAACCGAAAGGTGCAATCGTTGAACATGCTGGAATGGTAAACCATATACATGCAAAAATAAAAGATTTGAAAGTGGATTCTACTGCGGTAATCGCGCAAAATGCGTCACAAGGTTTTGATATATCGATATGGCAATTATTCACTTCTTTGGCGGTTGGGGGAACAACGGTTATTTATAGTGATGATTGTGTAAAGGATCCAGATTTGTTTCTAACTCATATATTTAAAGATGAGATCAATGTGCTTGAGGTTGTACCTTCTTATCTGTCTGTATTGTTAGATGGCATAAAGCAGATGCGTTTAGTTAATCGTGCTGGATCACTCGAATATCTGCTAGTTACGGGAGAAGAAGTAAAAGCAGAGTTAGTAAACAGAGCTTTTGAAATTCTAGAAGATATAATAATTGTCAATGCTTATGGACCAACTGAGGCATCGGATGATATTACTCACTATATTATCAATGAGCCACTTGATAAAAGTACGGTACCTATAGGTAGACCGATTATAAACACAAACATATATATAGTGGATAAGTACATGAATCTATGCCCAGTCGGAGTATGGGGAGAAATTTGTGTTGCCGGAATATGTGTAGGTAAAGGCTATGTAAACGATAAACAAAAAACAGATAAAGTATTTATGAGAAATCCTTTTGTAGACAGCAAGCATGAGAGAATGTATTTAACTGGTGATCTGGGAAGATGGTTGCCTGATGGAACGATAGAATTTTTAGGTAGAAAAGATAAGCAGGTTAAAGTTCGCGGATTTAGGATAGAACTGCAGGAAATTGAAAATACAATCCTGACGTATCCGCAAGTAAAACAGTCTGTTGTATTGGCACTTGATAAACCAGATGGTTCAAAAGAGTTGTGTGCCTATATTGTCGCAAACCATGAGCTAGTAGAGGATACGCTTAAGGAATATCTATATTCAAAGCTTCCTGAATATTCGGTTCCAGCGCATTTCATATCTTTAGAGAAACTTCCGCTCACCATCAACGGTAAAGTGGATCAGAGAAGATTGCCAAAGCCAGAAGGTCATGCTTTACAGCAGCATGCTTATGTCGAACCGACAAATAAGATTGAAAAAGAGCTGCAAACGATTTGGTCCGAAATATTAAGTAATCCCCTTATCGGCATAGATGATGATTTGTTCAAAATCGGGGGACATTCCATTGTAGCTATTAAGATATCTAATAAGATCAGAGAAGTTTTGATGGTTGGTGTACCTTTAAATATCATTTTTGATAAACCAACGATAAGACAGTTGGCATCGTATATTGAGCAACTACCAAATAAATCGTATAACGAAGACAACGCATGGATCGAAATAAATAAAGCGGGCAAAAAAGATAGTTACAAACTCGCCCCTGTTCAGCTGCCTGAATGGTATTTGCATCAACTGGATTCCGAAAGCACGAATTACAACATTCCTATTGAGTTAATGTTTAGAGGTAATTTAAACTTGAAGGCATTTGAGAAGGCTTGGAACAGTTTGATTGAGAAAAATAGTGTGTTTAGAACTACTTTCGATATAACGAACGGAGAACCAATTCAAATCATACATGAGGAGATCAAGTTTGAACTAAGTGAAGTCTATTTTGATTATTCAGATCTACCTAAATATGAGGCATTGAAAAAAGCGGAAGAACTAGCTTTATCTCATGCACATCAAGTTTTTGATTTTACGAATGGACCTATGTTTAGTGTTCAGCTAGTCCAAATAGATCGTGATCATCACTTGTTCTTATTTGCTACCCATCATATTTTATGGGATGAAGTATCTTCAATTAATCTCATCAGTGAATTATCCAGACTGTACAATTCCTTTAATCAGGATATCAATAATCAAGTCATTTCCCAGTCTTCTGAAATCGACTACATCGATTATGTAGAATGGGTGAATTCTTCGCTTGAAAAAGGATTATTTCACAGACAAAGAGACTATTGGTTGGAAAAATTCAAAACGGTTCCAGAACCATTACAATTACCTACTGATTATGTGCGCCCAGAAATTCAAACATTTGAAGGGGCAACAATTTTCGAGGTCATTCATAGCGAACTAAGGGATGAAATCCATAGATTCTGTGAAAAAAATAACATTACAGAATTTATGTTTATTTATGCGGTTCTAAGTTTGCAAATGCACATATTAAGTGGTCAAAATGATTTTGTTTTAAGTTCGCCAATCAGAAATCGTAACCATGAAAAATTGGATAAACTTCTTGGTTCTTTTGCAAGTGCGATCATGCTACGAAGTCAATATAACAAAAATATTTACTTTACTGATTTTATAAGACAAGCCAAAGAAACAGCAGTTGGTGCTTACGAGAATCATTTATATCCAAGTAATTTATTGCTGGAGGATTTAAAATTAAATCGGGATTTGTCTCGTTCTGGATTCTTTTCAATCATGTTTGGTTTACAAAATGATAAAAATGACTTCCTTAAAGAAGATCATTTTGACGGACTCAAAATGGAAGTGCCTTCGGAAATAAAAGTCCATGATAAGGCATCGCGTTTTGACCTTAACCTAGCATACGATGATATTAACGGAGTAATTACAATATACTGCAATTTTAATACAGCACTTTTTAAAGAAAGTACCGTACAAAAAATTGTACAGCAAAATATAAATTTGATGAAACAAGTATTGCAGCAACCAGATAAGCTTCTATCGGAATACAGCTTGGTTTCAACGGAAGAGCTAAACCGAATTGTATTCGAATTTAATGACACTGCAGCGAGTTATGATATTTCTGGCGGCCTTCATAGGAAGTTCGAGGAGAAAGCGGAGAGCGATCCTTATGAAATCGCAATTATTTATGAGAATACGACAATGAGCTATGAAGAATTAAATGCGAGAGCAAACAAACTAGCAAACTATCTCATACGAAATGGAGTAAGGAAAGAAGATAAGATAGGTGTGCTTGCTGCTCCTTGCCCAGATCTTGTGGTGGCCTTGTTAGGAATACTTAAAGCTGGATGCGCTTATGTTCCACTGAATCCAGATTTTCCACCTGCACGAAAGCAATATATCATTCAAGATTGTTCCATTCAAAAAATTGTGCTGGCTGGTCAATTTAAAATCGATTCTCTAAATTTTGAAGGAGAATACGTGTTGTTGGATAGTGCAGAGATCGCTGAGTGTTCTCCATTTAATCCAAATAAAACGATAGATTTAACGCAGTTAGCTTATGTTATATATACATCGGGCACGACGGGTGTTCCAAAGGGCATCGAAATTGAGCATAAAGGTGTATCAAATTTATTGGAATGGACACAGAAAACGTATAGGTTGAACAAAAATGAATCTACGTTGCTGAATACGTCATTCACGTTTGATGTTTCAATTTTAGAGATTTTTTGGCCGCTTACTGTTGGAGCAAAAATAGTTGTTTTAAATGAAGAAAACAGAAACAAACCGGAAGTCATAGCTCAGGCTGTCAATGATCATCAGGTTGCAGTCATTCAATTTGTTCCTTCTTCACTTGAAATGTTCATCAGGGCAAAGAAAACGAACAGTATGACTGATCTGTTAGCTTTAAGGCATGTCATTTGTGGCGGTGAAAAACTGACGAAACGTTTAGTATCTGAATTTTATTCTGTCTTCGACTGCCGTTTGTCAAATCATTACGGTCCTACCGAGATTACAGTAGATGCCGTTGTTTACGATTGCTCTATACCATTTGATGATGAAATTGTACCGATAGGGCGCCCAATTGATAATGTGACGGTATATATATTGGATGAGGATATGAGGGTCGTGCCAGTAGGGGTGGAAGGTGAAATATACATCCATTCTCCTGGATTAGCTAGAGGGTATTTGAATCAAGAGAGCTTGACAGCAGATTCGTTTATTTCCCATCCATTCGAATCCGGTAAGAAATTGTACAGGACGAAAGATCGTGGAAAATATACAGATGACGGTACAATTGTGTACTTAAGCCGTAAAGATGATCAGATAAAAATTCGAGGGAACAGAATAGAGCTTGGTGAGATTGAGAGACAGTTGGATAATATCTCTGGTATCCAGAAAAGCGCAATTCTGTACAATGAAGCGCAGCATGAATTATGTGCCTATATCGAGTTGGAGGAGAAAGACATTCAAGTAACCACTCGTATCGGCGAACGCTTTAAAAAGTATACGGCTAAACAAAGACCGCAGGCTATGGCTCGTGCAGAAGAATTGCATTATAAGGTTTGGCCGGCATTTTTTAGCGGCGATGAAATCAACGTTCGCTACTGGCCGCTGTTGTATACAACGTTCGCAGGCTATCAAATTATGTTGTTTAACGAGAAAGATGAAATTGTAGCAGTAGCTAATTCCATACCTATCCACTGGGACGGAGATATTAATCATCTGCCATCTGGCTGGGATGGGGGACTGGAATCTGGATTTGTTAACCACGGAATCTTAGAGCCTAATACGTTGCTTGTATTGGCAGCGGTTGTGAGCGAAGAAGCTCGTGGAAAAGGATTGAGTACTGAACTTTTAAAGCAGTTTAAGTCATTAGCCCAAGATTATAACCTTGATAAGGTTCTTGTCCCAGTAAGGCCTACAGATAAGGTGAAGCATCCTGACATGAGCTTTAAAGAGTGGTGCACATCAAGAAGAAATGATGGACAACTCGCGGATAGCTGGTTAAGAGTTCATGAAAAGATTGGTGGAGTAACGCTTAAAATTGAAACCCAGTCCCAATTGATCGTGGCCTCGCATGAGAACTGGGAGAAATGGAGTAACCAAAAGTTTGTAAAGAGTGGTGAGTATGTATTACACAATACGCTGCAGCCGGTTCAAATAGATATAGAACGTGGTATTGGGAAATATTACGACCCATGTGTATGGGTAGAGCATCAACCTGCTGAGCAGGAGGAAGCGTGGGAGATTGTTGACGTTGACCTAATCGTGAGTCAGCTTGAGAAATATTTGCCTTCCTATATGCTACCGAAACATTATATGCTGTTGGATCGTTTGCCTTTGAACTCTAATGGGAAAATCGATAAGAAGCAACTTCCACGATTTGAACGGATCGAACGAACCACGACATCTAGAAAACCAAGCACTGAAATGGAGAAACTATTGGCTAATATTTGGGTGGAACTGCTCGATCAGGAGCAAATCGGTGTCGATGATAACTTCTTTGATTTAGGCGGACATTCCTTAATTGCGACCATTATGATCTCAAAATTTGAAATGACTACGGGATTAAAGATTCCTTTAAAAGAGTTTTTGAAAAATCCAACCATTCAATTGTTGGCGGAGTATTTGGAGAGTCAAGTTGACACGAAGGAGAGCGAGCACTCGCATCAGCAAACCATTAAGAAGCAACATGTTATTAATAGGGAAATATCAGAAAAGGATCATGCCCTAACTGTATCAGGGAATGGAAAGGAAGCTCGAATTTCTAATATAGAGCCCTTCAATGACCTTTTCTACAACAATTGTTTGTTCAATTCCTTCTTTCCTGTCATGAGGCATTTTAACAAAAATATTCATTCAGTTCTTGCTAATGATCTAGCAATGTATCACATTGACAATGCGGCTGAAATACCTGTTGTGAGTGCAAGTTACTATTCGCGAAAGCCGCATGATGAGATCATTGTAGAAACGGGAATACAAGCAGACATGCAGCAATACTCAAAGCAATTAATAGATGATATAAAAAGAGCCATACTACAAAATAGACCAGTAATTATCTGGGTGGATTGTTACTTTGAACCATTTAGAAAAGACACATACATGAAGAACCATCTGCAACATACATGGTTAGTATATGGCTTTGATGACAAAAGAAAGATATGCAAGATTATCGAGCATAACCATCGTGATAGCCTGCGCTATGAGCCGATGGAAATTGGCTATGGGGATGTTGTTGCCTGTTACGACGGTTTCCAGACCTATTTTGCGGGGGAAGGAACTCTTCGACCTAGTTACTACGAATTTTATATTGCGGATGAGCATCATTCACAAAGTGAAGATGATATCCGATTACGAGAATGCTATAACATGTTTGCTGTCACGAATAAAAAGATTATTGAAGAGGGACTCAAGCAATTTGAGGAATGGGCGTTACATTTTGAAAGATTAGTACTGTCCATGGATAGAATGAACGAAGTCACAGAGTATTTCCTACCGTCTATCAATAATATATTAAATATTAAGTATGTAGAGAAATATAAAGTGGAGTTCTTGTTTGCAGAGCAGAAGGATATGCACATCTCTCTTGATGTAATAATTAATGCTTGGACTAGTATTCGTACGATTTTAATAAAATTTGCTTATGCGAATAAATTTAATAAGGATCAGCTTGTAGTGATGCATAGACACATGTGTGACATTATTCAACACGAAAAGCAGTTTGTTGAGGGATTAACCTCCTGA